DNA from Variovorax sp. V213:
GGCAAGGCGGCGATCCGCCCCAGATTGCCCATCAGCAGCCACAGCAACAGGAACTTCGCGAGCACCAGCAGCCATGCGGCAATCAGGCTTGCCAGGTCCCAGCGCCTGACCGCAGGCACGATGCGGCGCAGCGGCAGCACGATCCAGTCGGTAATTGCGAACACGAAGCGGCCAAGCGGATTGCCGAACGGCACCCGGTGGTACTGCATGTAGAGGCGCAGCAGGCAAGCGCCGCCGAGCAGGCCGACGATCACGTCGAGAAGGAACGAGGGGATCTGATAGAGCATGGGGCGCGGTCGTGAGCGGAATGCGATGATAGCCATGCAAGGTTCTTCGATGACGACACAACCCCTTCTTCATTCACTGCCATTGTTTCCGCTCGGCACGGTTCTGTTCCCCGGCGGCGTGCTTCCGCTGCGTATTTTCGAGGTACGTTATCTCGACATGATCGGCAAATGCCGCAAGGCCGATGCGCCTTTCGGCGTCGTCAGCCTCACGAGCGGCAGCGAGGTGCGCAAGCCAGGTGCCGATGCGGAAAGCTTCGCGGCCGTCGGCACGCTGGCGGTCATCCGCGAATTCGATTCGCCGCAAAGCGGCCTGCTGCAGATCGAATGCGCCGGCACGCAGCGTTTCAGGGTTCGCAGCGCCGAGTTGCAAAAACACGGTTTGTGGGTGGCCGAGGTGGAGGCCGTGCTCGAGGATGCGGCCATCGAGATCCCGGGCGACCTCCAGCACACCGCCACGGCACTGCGGCGCCTGGTCGATACCCTCGAAGAGCGCCGCCGCGCGCAGGGTGCCGAAAGCGTGCGCCTGCCCGTCGGCGAGCCCTTTCGGTTCGACGATTGCGGCTGGGTGGCCAACCGCTGGTGCGAACTGGTACCCATGCAGCTCGAACTCCGGCAACGGCTCATGGAGCTCGACAGCCCCCTGATGCGGCTCGAATTGGTCAGCGATCTGCTCGCACGCGTGGGCATCACTGAATAGGCTGCTATTTTTTCAATAGCATTTCATACAGGATTGGCGGGCACTGGAGGCCGGTTTCATTCGAACCCGATCGGCTAAAATGGCGGGTTGCGCACGCTCCCGATGCGCCCATCCGCTCTCCATGTCCGACCACCTGATCCCCTCCATTCCCACGCCCGCTGCGGCTCCAGCCGCGGCGCCCGCCGTCGACGACAACCAGCTCATCGCGGAACGCCGCGAAAAGCTCAAGCTGATGCGCACCGCGCAGACCGAGGGCAAGGGCGTCGCGTTTCCGAACGACTTCAAACCGGGCCACCGCGCCGCCTCGCTGATCGAGGCGCACGGCGCCACCGAAGCCGAAGCGCTCGAAGCACAGGCCATTTCCGTGAGCGTGGCGGGCCGCATGATGCTCAAGCGCGTGATGGGCAAGGCCAGCTTCGCGACGGTGCAGGACGCCACCAGCCGGATCCAGCTCTACGTGACACGCGACGCCATCGGCGAAGAGGCCTACGCCGAGTTCAAGCGATGGGACCTGGGCGATATCGTCGGGGCCGAGGGCACGCTGATGAAGACCAAGACCGGCGAGCTCTCGGTCAAGGTCACGAAGCTGCGCCTGCTCACCAAGAGCCTGCGTCCGCTGCCCGACAAGTTCCACGGCATGGCCGACCAGGAGCAGAAGTACCGCCAGCGCTACGTCGACCTGATTACCGACGAGTCGGCGCGCGTGCGCTTCACCGCGCGCAGCAAGGCCGTGAGCGCCCTGCGCGAATTCATGGTGGCCAACGACTTCCTCGAAGTCGAGACGCCGATGCTGCACCCCATTCCGGGTGGCGCGAACGCCAAGCCCTTCAAGACGCACCACAACGCGCTCGACCAGGAGATGTTCCTGCGCATCGCGCCCGAGCTCTACCTCAAGCGGCTGATCGTCGGCGGCTTCGAGCGGGTGTTCGAGATCAACCGGAGCTACCGCAACGAGGGCATCTCGGTGCGGCACAACCCCGAGTTCACGATGATGGAGTTCTACGCGGCCTACTGGAACTACCGCGACCTGATGGACTTCACCGAGACGCTGATCCGCACCATTGCCGACAAGGCCGTGGGCACCCAACAGCTCACCTACCAGGGCAAGCCGGTCGACCTGACCCAGCCCTTCGAGCGCCTGACGATCCGCGAAGCCATTCTCAAGCACACCGAGGCTGGTGATGGCGTCGACGACAGCGCCTGGCTCATCAACGCACTGCGCAAGATCGGCCTGAGCGAAGAAAAGGACAAGCTCTCGCAGCGCAGCCTCGCCAGCCTGCAGGTGATGTACTTCGAAGAGACCGTGGAAGAGAAGCTCTGGCAGCCGACCTTCATCATGGAGCACCCGACCGAAATCTCGCCGCTGGCGCGCGCCAACGACGAACGCCCCGAAGTGACCGAGCGCTTCGAGCTCTACATCACGGGCCGCGAATTCGGCAACGGCTTCAGCGAGCTCAACGACGCCGAGGACCAGGCCGCGCGCTTCAACGCGCAGGTGGCCGCCAAGGACAGCGGCGACGACGAAGCCATGTACTACGACCACGACTTCGTGCGTGCGCTCGAATACGGCATGCCGCCCACCGGCGGCTGCGGCATCGGCATCGACCGGCTGATGATGCTGCTGACCGATTCGCCAAGCATTCGCGACGTGATCCTGTTCCCCGCGCTTCGCAGGGAATCTTGAGCGTGCATCCACCGTCGTCGCTGCCGACGATCGGCATCGACTTCGGCACCTCCAATTCCGCCGTGGCCTGCCGGGTCGACGGCGCGGCCCGCCTGCTGCCCGTGGAGGGCTCGGCGACCACCCTGCCCACCGCGATCTTCTTCAACGCCGAAGACCGCAGCACGCATTTCGGCCGCGAGGCCGTCGCGCTCTATCTTGCGGGCACCGAGGGCCGCCTGATGCGCTCGCTGAAGAGCCTGCTCGGCAGCGCGCTGATGCAGGAGAAAACGGCCGTCTACGACGGGCTTGTGAGCTTCGAGGACATCATCGCGCGCTTTCTGCGCGAACTCGCCGCGCGGGCGGGCCGCGAACTGGGCCGGGTGCCGGAGCGCGTGGTCATCGGCCGGCCGGTTCATTTCGTGGACGACGATTCCAGGCGGGACGAACGCGCGGAAGAAAGCCTGCGCCACGCGGCGCGCGCGGCCGGATTCCGCGAGATCGCGTTCCAGCTCGAACCGATTGCCGCAGCCTTCGACTATGAGCAGCGCATCACGAAGGAGTCACTGGTGCTGATCGTCGACGTCGGGGGCGGCACCTCCGACTTCACCGTGGTGCGCGTCGGCCCGGACCGCGCCGCGCGCGAAGACCGCAGCGACGACGTGCTGGCCACCAGCGGCGTGCACATCGGCGGAACCGATTTCGACCAGCGCCTGAACCTCGATCGCGTCATGCCGGAATTCGGCTTTCGCCACACGGGCGCGCAGGGACGCGAAGTGCCGAGCAAGGTGTTCTTCGAGCTCTCGTCCTGGCACCTGATCAACTGGCTTTATGCCGCCAAGGCGGTGCGGCAGGCAAAGGATTTGCGCACCAGCTACAGCGACACGCGGCTGCACGACCGTCTGATGACGGTGCTCGAAGAGCGGCACGGCCATCGCATCGCCAGCGAGGTCGAGCAGGCGAAGATCGATGCCTCGGTGAACGATGCGCCCACCGCCATCGACCTTTCGTGCGCCGAACCGGGCTTGGCCGCATCGCTCTCGCCCGCCGACATGGCACAGCAGCTTTCTCCGCTGCTCGAGAGCGTGATTGCCTGTGCGCACGCCTGCGTCAAGCGGGCCGGGCTGCGCAGCGGCGACCTCGACGCCATCTACCTGACGGGAGGCTCGTCGGCGCTGCGGCCGTTCCAGCAGGCCTTGCGCAGGAGCTTCGCCGGGGTCAACCTCGTCGAAGGCGACCTGTTCGGCGGCGTGGCCACCGGGCTGGCCTGCGCGAGGCCGGTTGCATGAAATATCTTGCGGGCTATCCACCCGCCTTGCTGGCGCAGGTTCAGCAGCTGGTCGCGACCGAAGGGCTCGCGCCCTTGCTGCGCAGCCGCTATCCCGGCGCCATGCACGAGGTGCAGACGGACCGTGCGCTCTACGACTACGTGAGCGAACTCAAGAGCGATTTCATGCGCAAGGCGCCGCCGCTCTCCAAGGTGGCGTTCGACAGCAAGCTGCACGTGATCCGCAATGCGCTCGGTACGCACACCACCGTTTCGCGCGTTCAAGGCAGCAAGCTCAAGGCCAAGCGGGAAATCCGGGTGGCGAGCCTGTTCAGGGAAGTGCCGCTGGAGTGGCTGCGCATGATCGTGGTCCATGAGCTCGCGCACATGAAGGAGCGGGACCATGACAAGAGCTTTTATGCGCTGTGCGAACACATGGAGCCAAGCTACCACCGGCTGGAGTTCGACGTGCGGCTGTACCTGACGCACCTGGATTCGGGCGGCGAGCGCCTGTGGGCGAACCCGCTGCCGAACCCGCTGCCGAACCCGCTGCCAAATGCGGCGGCCCCGGTCAGCGCACCGTAGCGATTCGTCAGGCGCTGCCGTGCAGCGGCGCGAGTTTGGCCTTCGCCAGCACTTGCCGTGCGCCTTGGTACCCTGCGGACTCCGCGAGCGCGCTCCAGCCCGCCGAAGGCGACTCCGGCGGCAGCAGCGCCCGCCGCCGAACCTCGCTCCTTGCCTCGGGCAACCAGCGCCCGGCCCTGGCTGCCGCGGCGACGCCATCGAG
Protein-coding regions in this window:
- a CDS encoding YggT family protein, with protein sequence MLYQIPSFLLDVIVGLLGGACLLRLYMQYHRVPFGNPLGRFVFAITDWIVLPLRRIVPAVRRWDLASLIAAWLLVLAKFLLLWLLMGNLGRIAALPLVSLVGLLQLAVSGLTALLVVYAVLSWIPGASPMLLDLISRLAEPLVRPFRRFIPLIGGVDLSPLAAIVVLQVIAIVLGNLLVWAYRLGA
- the lysS gene encoding lysine--tRNA ligase, encoding MSDHLIPSIPTPAAAPAAAPAVDDNQLIAERREKLKLMRTAQTEGKGVAFPNDFKPGHRAASLIEAHGATEAEALEAQAISVSVAGRMMLKRVMGKASFATVQDATSRIQLYVTRDAIGEEAYAEFKRWDLGDIVGAEGTLMKTKTGELSVKVTKLRLLTKSLRPLPDKFHGMADQEQKYRQRYVDLITDESARVRFTARSKAVSALREFMVANDFLEVETPMLHPIPGGANAKPFKTHHNALDQEMFLRIAPELYLKRLIVGGFERVFEINRSYRNEGISVRHNPEFTMMEFYAAYWNYRDLMDFTETLIRTIADKAVGTQQLTYQGKPVDLTQPFERLTIREAILKHTEAGDGVDDSAWLINALRKIGLSEEKDKLSQRSLASLQVMYFEETVEEKLWQPTFIMEHPTEISPLARANDERPEVTERFELYITGREFGNGFSELNDAEDQAARFNAQVAAKDSGDDEAMYYDHDFVRALEYGMPPTGGCGIGIDRLMMLLTDSPSIRDVILFPALRRES
- a CDS encoding YgjP-like metallopeptidase domain-containing protein, which gives rise to MKYLAGYPPALLAQVQQLVATEGLAPLLRSRYPGAMHEVQTDRALYDYVSELKSDFMRKAPPLSKVAFDSKLHVIRNALGTHTTVSRVQGSKLKAKREIRVASLFREVPLEWLRMIVVHELAHMKERDHDKSFYALCEHMEPSYHRLEFDVRLYLTHLDSGGERLWANPLPNPLPNPLPNAAAPVSAP
- a CDS encoding LON peptidase substrate-binding domain-containing protein, coding for MTTQPLLHSLPLFPLGTVLFPGGVLPLRIFEVRYLDMIGKCRKADAPFGVVSLTSGSEVRKPGADAESFAAVGTLAVIREFDSPQSGLLQIECAGTQRFRVRSAELQKHGLWVAEVEAVLEDAAIEIPGDLQHTATALRRLVDTLEERRRAQGAESVRLPVGEPFRFDDCGWVANRWCELVPMQLELRQRLMELDSPLMRLELVSDLLARVGITE
- a CDS encoding Hsp70 family protein yields the protein MHPPSSLPTIGIDFGTSNSAVACRVDGAARLLPVEGSATTLPTAIFFNAEDRSTHFGREAVALYLAGTEGRLMRSLKSLLGSALMQEKTAVYDGLVSFEDIIARFLRELAARAGRELGRVPERVVIGRPVHFVDDDSRRDERAEESLRHAARAAGFREIAFQLEPIAAAFDYEQRITKESLVLIVDVGGGTSDFTVVRVGPDRAAREDRSDDVLATSGVHIGGTDFDQRLNLDRVMPEFGFRHTGAQGREVPSKVFFELSSWHLINWLYAAKAVRQAKDLRTSYSDTRLHDRLMTVLEERHGHRIASEVEQAKIDASVNDAPTAIDLSCAEPGLAASLSPADMAQQLSPLLESVIACAHACVKRAGLRSGDLDAIYLTGGSSALRPFQQALRRSFAGVNLVEGDLFGGVATGLACARPVA